A stretch of Halomonas elongata DSM 2581 DNA encodes these proteins:
- a CDS encoding ABC transporter permease: MNLRSVKTIYVAEMARSLRTVLQSIVSPVISTSLYFVVFGAAIGTRISEVDGVSYGAFIVPGLIMLMLLTQSVSNASFGIFFPRFTGTIYEILSAPISYFEVVLGFVGAAATKSVILGLIVLATASLFVPFTIAHPLMMLLFLVLTSLTFSLLGFIIGIWADGFEKLQLVPLLVITPLTFLGGTFYSIDMLPPAWQVVTLANPVVYLVSGFRWSFYGMGDVSIWASLGMIALFLAVSLAVVNWIFRTGYRLKP; encoded by the coding sequence GAGCATCGTCTCGCCGGTGATCTCGACATCGCTTTACTTCGTGGTGTTCGGCGCCGCCATCGGCACCCGCATCAGCGAAGTGGACGGCGTCAGCTACGGTGCCTTCATCGTACCCGGCCTGATCATGCTGATGCTGCTCACCCAGAGCGTTTCCAACGCCTCTTTCGGGATCTTCTTCCCACGCTTCACCGGCACCATCTACGAGATTCTCTCGGCGCCCATCTCGTATTTCGAGGTAGTGCTCGGCTTCGTCGGCGCCGCGGCCACCAAGTCGGTGATCCTGGGCCTGATCGTACTGGCCACGGCCAGCCTGTTCGTGCCCTTCACCATCGCCCATCCATTGATGATGCTGCTGTTTCTGGTGCTCACCTCCCTGACCTTCAGCCTGCTGGGCTTCATCATCGGCATCTGGGCCGACGGCTTCGAAAAGCTCCAGCTGGTGCCGCTGTTGGTGATCACGCCCCTGACGTTTCTCGGCGGCACCTTCTATTCCATCGACATGCTGCCCCCTGCCTGGCAGGTCGTGACGCTGGCCAATCCCGTGGTGTATCTGGTCAGTGGCTTCCGCTGGAGCTTCTATGGCATGGGCGATGTCAGCATCTGGGCCAGCCTCGGCATGATCGCGCTCTTCCTGGCGGTCTCGCTGGCCGTGGTGAACTGGATCTTCCGTACCGGCTATCGGCTCAAGCCCTGA
- the yejK gene encoding nucleoid-associated protein YejK: MPILHSIIHRIDKRDGESPARVVPASGELEASAALDELLAGLNDAYHAKAKSWGRFNDDTQASLPGHLKRYLDDELDFTELTHELAHAIAPLVDDHLPLGGHLLVVDHRQGEARYLIMALLHHREGFGIGEQLEIVPSRQLNLSQMTLGARLDIGQWHSGSASHPYLSYTRDRGGRKLADAFAEVLGASESLDASQETRTLLKAFSDYVENEDLPEETSREKTDALIDYASDQASRGEPMTLEELSELVDEQQPKAFYEHIRNSDYGLAPEIPPDKRTLKAFKRFTGRAAGVSISFDSHLLGAAVEYDEENDRLIIKQVPTGLRKQLRKEE; this comes from the coding sequence ATGCCGATCCTGCACAGCATCATCCACCGCATCGACAAACGAGACGGCGAGAGCCCCGCCCGGGTCGTGCCCGCCTCGGGGGAACTCGAGGCCTCGGCTGCCCTCGACGAGCTGCTGGCCGGGCTCAACGACGCCTATCATGCCAAGGCCAAGAGCTGGGGACGCTTCAACGACGACACCCAGGCCAGCCTGCCCGGCCATCTGAAGCGCTACCTGGACGACGAACTCGATTTCACCGAACTGACCCACGAACTGGCCCATGCCATCGCCCCCCTGGTCGACGATCACCTGCCGCTGGGCGGCCACCTGCTGGTCGTCGATCATCGCCAGGGCGAAGCGCGCTACCTGATCATGGCGCTGCTTCACCACCGCGAGGGCTTCGGTATCGGCGAGCAACTGGAGATCGTGCCCAGCCGGCAACTCAACCTCTCCCAGATGACACTCGGCGCGCGCCTCGATATCGGCCAGTGGCACTCCGGCAGCGCCTCTCACCCCTATCTGTCCTACACGCGCGATCGCGGTGGCCGCAAGCTCGCCGACGCTTTCGCCGAGGTGCTGGGCGCCAGCGAATCGCTCGATGCCTCCCAGGAAACGCGCACCCTGCTCAAGGCCTTCAGCGACTACGTGGAAAACGAGGACCTGCCGGAGGAAACCAGCCGCGAGAAGACCGACGCCCTGATCGACTACGCCAGCGACCAGGCCAGCCGTGGCGAGCCGATGACGCTGGAGGAACTCTCCGAGCTGGTCGACGAGCAGCAGCCGAAGGCCTTCTACGAGCACATCCGCAACAGCGATTACGGCCTGGCACCCGAGATTCCCCCGGACAAGCGAACCCTCAAGGCCTTCAAGCGCTTCACGGGACGCGCGGCCGGCGTTTCGATCAGCTTCGACTCCCACCTGCTCGGCGCCGCCGTGGAATACGACGAGGAAAACGACCGGCTGATCATCAAGCAGGTGCCCACCGGACTGCGCAAGCAATTGCGGAAAGAAGAGTAA